The Rhodocytophaga rosea genome has a segment encoding these proteins:
- a CDS encoding DUF1772 domain-containing protein, with the protein MLLTIVRFLNIFLAALVAGTIFGIWLGYDPHTLSASTYVEQQQNTIRALNVLMPLLGFITILVTALSAYLQRAQKAILLTLLMAAVLLIASGLITRFGNQPINSIVMTWNASSPPVNWTQLRDQWWFLHMLRTFFSVVALCLIIAASIKRN; encoded by the coding sequence ATGTTACTTACAATTGTCCGGTTTCTGAATATATTCTTAGCAGCTTTAGTGGCAGGAACAATCTTTGGCATATGGCTGGGGTACGATCCTCATACTTTATCAGCTTCTACCTACGTTGAGCAGCAACAGAACACTATTCGGGCGCTGAATGTGCTTATGCCGCTGCTTGGATTTATTACGATCCTGGTTACGGCACTATCGGCATATCTTCAAAGAGCACAAAAAGCCATTCTGCTTACCTTACTGATGGCGGCAGTATTGCTTATCGCCAGTGGACTTATTACCAGGTTTGGAAATCAACCGATCAATAGTATAGTAATGACCTGGAATGCCAGTTCTCCTCCAGTTAACTGGACCCAGCTTCGTGATCAATGGTGGTTTCTGCATATGCTTCGGACATTCTTTTCTGTGGTAGCCCTCTGCCTCATTATAGCGGCAAGTATCAAAAGAAATTAA
- a CDS encoding nuclear transport factor 2 family protein — protein sequence MASTQEVTGESDKAIEVVLTFIQALNNEDFQTVRDCLSDDMVFNGVLGHREGADQYVKDMKQMKFKYNIQKKFVADNDVCLLYDIDMSGKTIFTCGWYQVQDNKIKSLKVIFDPRPLLEQK from the coding sequence ATGGCATCTACACAAGAAGTAACAGGTGAATCAGACAAAGCAATAGAGGTTGTACTCACTTTTATTCAGGCTTTGAATAATGAAGACTTTCAAACGGTAAGAGACTGCTTAAGCGACGACATGGTTTTTAATGGCGTACTCGGGCATAGGGAGGGCGCAGACCAGTATGTAAAGGACATGAAACAGATGAAGTTTAAATACAATATTCAAAAGAAATTTGTGGCAGACAATGATGTTTGTCTGCTATATGATATAGATATGTCAGGCAAAACCATCTTCACTTGTGGCTGGTATCAGGTGCAGGACAATAAAATAAAGTCACTAAAAGTTATTTTTGATCCCCGGCCCTTGCTGGAACAAAAATAA
- a CDS encoding dihydrofolate reductase family protein — translation MRKIVAAINMTLDGFCDHTVITPDEEIHQHYTELLRNAGVILYGRITYQLMQYWQPLAKNPSGEKSMDDFARAIDKIPKIVFSHTLKNVEWDSARLATQPIEEMVSELKQQPGKDIFVGSRSLIIQLLKLNLIDEYQLCVHPVVVGKGLPLFENITDRTILQLLHTKTFNSGAIILYYKRANPEHK, via the coding sequence ATGAGAAAGATAGTTGCAGCAATCAATATGACACTTGACGGGTTTTGCGATCATACGGTAATAACGCCGGATGAAGAAATACATCAACACTATACAGAACTGCTAAGGAATGCAGGTGTCATTCTATACGGCAGAATCACCTATCAACTTATGCAATATTGGCAACCTCTCGCAAAAAATCCGTCAGGTGAAAAATCAATGGACGACTTTGCCAGGGCCATAGACAAAATACCAAAAATTGTCTTTTCGCATACGCTGAAAAATGTAGAATGGGACAGTGCCAGATTGGCAACTCAACCTATTGAAGAAATGGTTTCAGAACTTAAACAACAACCGGGTAAAGACATTTTCGTTGGCAGCCGGAGTTTAATTATACAGCTACTGAAACTTAATTTAATCGACGAATACCAGCTTTGTGTTCATCCTGTTGTTGTGGGAAAAGGTTTGCCATTGTTTGAAAACATAACCGACAGGACAATTCTTCAACTTTTACATACAAAAACCTTTAACTCCGGAGCAATCATACTCTACTACAAACGCGCTAATCCCGAGCATAAGTAA
- a CDS encoding VOC family protein: MTENNITTVKPFLTVHNARKAVDFYVSSFGAIETKRFEMPDQKISSVIEIDKAEFYVGDEEPHNENLSPALKSSSPVRIILHTKNADELFEKAIKFGATQICPMTTEEDWRIGKLKDPFGHIWEIGYTL, from the coding sequence ATGACAGAGAATAATATCACAACCGTCAAACCTTTTTTGACCGTACACAATGCTAGGAAAGCTGTTGACTTTTATGTGTCCTCTTTTGGAGCTATTGAGACTAAAAGATTTGAAATGCCTGACCAGAAAATATCATCTGTAATTGAAATTGACAAAGCAGAGTTTTATGTAGGTGACGAGGAACCTCATAATGAAAATCTAAGCCCGGCATTAAAATCAAGTAGCCCAGTCAGAATAATTTTACATACCAAAAATGCTGACGAATTATTTGAAAAGGCAATAAAGTTTGGTGCGACCCAAATTTGTCCAATGACTACCGAAGAAGATTGGAGAATCGGAAAACTGAAAGACCCCTTTGGACACATTTGGGAAATTGGTTACACTTTGTAA
- a CDS encoding alpha/beta fold hydrolase — MQPEQKSEIINSNMASVAMDSLNMESGYSQVNGLKMYYEIYGQGKPLVLIHGGGSTIQSNFEKVIPLLAKNRKVIAVELQAHGRTNDRNTDLTFEQDADDIATLLKNLNMDSTDFFGFSNGGTTALQIAIRHPEIVNKIILGPALAKRNGVPEQFWEFMKQARLENMPPQLKEAYHKVSSVPTGLQVMHDKDAKRMVDFKDIPDEQIKSIKASTLIIIGDKDIITPEHAIEMYRQIPDSELAIIPGGHGEYIGEITTLKPDSKESDFVIPLIEKFLNKKKG, encoded by the coding sequence ATGCAACCAGAACAAAAATCAGAAATAATAAACAGCAATATGGCATCAGTGGCTATGGACAGCCTGAATATGGAGAGCGGATATTCCCAGGTGAATGGGCTGAAAATGTATTATGAAATTTATGGACAGGGCAAACCGCTTGTTTTAATTCACGGTGGAGGCTCAACAATTCAGTCAAATTTTGAAAAAGTTATTCCGTTACTGGCAAAAAACAGAAAAGTGATTGCTGTTGAATTGCAGGCGCACGGACGTACCAATGACAGAAATACCGACCTTACATTTGAACAAGATGCAGACGACATTGCTACCCTTCTAAAAAACCTGAACATGGATAGCACTGATTTTTTCGGCTTCAGTAATGGAGGAACAACTGCCTTGCAAATTGCCATTCGACACCCTGAAATAGTTAATAAAATCATTCTAGGGCCTGCCCTTGCCAAGCGCAATGGCGTTCCTGAACAGTTCTGGGAATTTATGAAACAAGCACGGTTGGAGAATATGCCACCACAACTTAAAGAAGCCTACCATAAAGTTTCATCAGTTCCAACGGGTTTGCAGGTGATGCACGATAAAGACGCAAAGAGAATGGTGGACTTCAAAGATATTCCAGACGAGCAAATCAAATCCATAAAAGCCTCAACTTTAATCATAATAGGCGACAAAGACATAATTACACCCGAACATGCTATAGAAATGTATAGACAAATCCCCGATTCAGAATTAGCCATAATTCCTGGTGGACATGGAGAGTACATTGGGGAAATAACAACCTTGAAGCCAGACTCTAAAGAAAGTGATTTTGTTATCCCTTTGATTGAAAAGTTCCTTAACAAAAAGAAAGGATAA
- a CDS encoding nuclear transport factor 2 family protein — protein MTIEEARIFAEKWISSWNTHNLDDILSHYAEDIEVTTPMIRIATGGEQSTLTGKQAVANYWATALKKLPDLKFELVEVTTGVHSVALYYKSVMGKMAIEVMFFNQEGKVNKMMAHYT, from the coding sequence ATGACAATAGAAGAAGCCAGAATTTTCGCAGAAAAATGGATAAGCTCCTGGAATACGCATAACCTTGATGACATTTTGAGTCATTATGCAGAGGATATAGAAGTAACCACACCCATGATTAGAATTGCCACAGGAGGTGAGCAGTCAACATTAACAGGCAAACAAGCAGTGGCAAACTACTGGGCCACTGCACTAAAGAAATTACCAGACCTAAAATTTGAGTTAGTTGAAGTAACGACAGGCGTCCATTCCGTTGCATTATATTATAAATCGGTAATGGGAAAGATGGCCATTGAAGTTATGTTCTTCAATCAAGAGGGAAAAGTAAATAAAATGATGGCTCATTATACTTAA
- a CDS encoding amidohydrolase family protein, with product MNQRIIRFLFLLLLIFISVEIWAAKPPAYAIEEVNVVPMTHEGVINNQTVIIEDGYIKRIGDAKKVKIPANAIRINARGKYLMPGLTDMHVHLFSDSDFPAQYAPDELNVMLANGVTTNRIMSGNPNHMELRKKITNKEITGPVLFIASPELAGRAYYKGFKGIVVETPEQAVHAVKQCKQQGYDFIKLTEDITVPVYDAIIKTAKAENIRVVGHIGKQVKLKRALDAGQQIEHLDEYMEALLKPDAPNDGKSVSGYGIWQPKAWETMDYVDEQKIPEIVQATKQAGVYNTPTSAFLHLAFGYAMDETKLGTKQDARFIPSSEIETWRNAKERYHTIMASEERRMKFIAVRNKLIKAMHEAGCKLMAGSDTPSWLLGYGFTLHRELEHFVQAGLSPYASLQTATTIPAEYLGVLSTTGTIEAGKKAELVLLDANPLENISNTQKINGVMSHGRWHNQQQLKDMLDQSAKVFK from the coding sequence ATGAACCAACGCATTATACGATTTCTGTTTTTACTATTGTTGATTTTCATTTCTGTAGAAATATGGGCTGCCAAGCCGCCTGCCTATGCCATTGAAGAGGTGAATGTGGTTCCGATGACACACGAAGGTGTAATTAATAATCAGACAGTAATCATAGAAGATGGCTACATCAAGCGCATAGGAGATGCAAAGAAAGTAAAAATTCCGGCAAATGCGATCCGCATCAATGCCAGAGGAAAATACCTGATGCCCGGCCTAACAGATATGCATGTACATTTATTCTCCGACTCAGACTTTCCGGCTCAATATGCGCCCGATGAATTAAATGTGATGCTGGCAAATGGAGTTACCACCAACCGGATCATGAGCGGCAATCCGAATCATATGGAGCTTCGCAAAAAGATCACGAACAAAGAAATTACAGGCCCGGTACTTTTTATTGCCAGTCCCGAACTGGCCGGCAGAGCCTATTATAAAGGCTTCAAAGGGATTGTGGTAGAAACACCAGAGCAGGCGGTGCATGCAGTAAAGCAGTGCAAACAGCAAGGATATGATTTTATTAAACTCACCGAAGATATAACAGTTCCAGTGTATGATGCCATTATTAAAACGGCGAAAGCAGAAAATATCAGAGTTGTGGGGCACATTGGCAAACAGGTAAAACTCAAGCGAGCCCTGGATGCCGGCCAGCAGATAGAACACCTGGATGAGTACATGGAGGCCCTGCTCAAACCAGATGCCCCCAATGATGGAAAAAGTGTATCCGGGTATGGTATATGGCAGCCCAAAGCCTGGGAAACCATGGATTATGTGGATGAACAAAAGATTCCGGAAATAGTACAGGCTACCAAACAGGCCGGAGTGTATAATACACCTACCAGTGCATTCCTGCATCTGGCATTCGGATATGCGATGGATGAAACTAAACTGGGCACCAAACAAGACGCACGCTTTATTCCTTCGTCAGAAATCGAAACATGGCGTAATGCGAAAGAGCGGTATCATACAATTATGGCTTCAGAAGAAAGACGGATGAAGTTTATAGCTGTCCGGAATAAACTCATCAAAGCGATGCATGAGGCAGGTTGTAAACTGATGGCAGGCTCTGATACACCTTCTTGGTTGCTTGGGTACGGCTTTACCTTACACCGTGAACTGGAGCATTTTGTACAAGCAGGTCTTTCTCCTTATGCCTCCCTCCAGACAGCGACTACAATACCAGCAGAATATCTGGGCGTACTTTCTACAACTGGTACCATAGAAGCCGGGAAAAAAGCAGAACTTGTTCTCCTGGATGCCAATCCGCTGGAGAATATTTCCAACACACAAAAGATCAATGGCGTGATGAGCCATGGAAGATGGCACAATCAGCAGCAACTCAAGGACATGCTCGATCAGTCGGCAAAAGTTTTCAAATAG
- a CDS encoding IS110 family RNA-guided transposase gives MNTYPYVVGTDVAKESLDVCLIRVADKQLCYQKFNNNMQGFQKMKQWLKQYGCELEIDTLFCMEHTGLYTRRLVHYLMSRGVAVWLETPLQIKRSIGLARGKDDKIDSERIAKYAFLHQDKAVLVNLSGLTIEKLKDLQANRNRLKKALHSIKTTVKEMLSVDETSGKTLERINKEAIKGLEKSLEQVEEKMSEFIEQDGELKKKYDLVTSIKGVGKVLAITLLVYTQGFTKMEDGRKLACYCGVAPFEYRSGTSVYGKTGVSKFANKELKRILYLVSMSSIQYNHEFKAYFKRKVEEGKPKMSVLNAIQNKLLHQIVAVVKRGTPYVEKLDKI, from the coding sequence ATGAACACTTATCCCTATGTAGTAGGCACGGATGTGGCCAAGGAGAGTTTAGATGTATGTCTGATCCGGGTAGCTGATAAACAGCTTTGCTATCAGAAATTTAATAACAACATGCAAGGCTTCCAAAAAATGAAGCAGTGGCTAAAGCAGTATGGGTGTGAATTGGAAATAGATACCCTTTTTTGTATGGAGCATACCGGATTGTACACACGTAGACTAGTTCATTATCTGATGAGCAGAGGGGTAGCTGTCTGGCTGGAAACGCCTTTGCAGATCAAGCGAAGCATTGGTTTGGCAAGAGGCAAAGATGACAAGATTGACTCAGAACGCATTGCTAAATATGCTTTTCTGCATCAGGATAAAGCTGTTCTTGTCAACTTAAGTGGGTTGACCATAGAAAAACTCAAAGATTTACAGGCCAATAGAAACCGGCTCAAGAAAGCCTTACACTCTATTAAAACCACCGTCAAAGAAATGCTATCGGTGGATGAAACTTCAGGCAAAACCCTCGAGCGGATCAACAAGGAGGCCATTAAAGGGCTGGAAAAGAGCTTAGAGCAGGTGGAAGAAAAGATGAGTGAGTTCATCGAGCAAGATGGGGAATTAAAGAAAAAGTATGACTTAGTCACCTCCATTAAAGGGGTAGGCAAGGTTCTAGCCATTACTCTGCTTGTCTATACGCAAGGCTTTACCAAGATGGAAGATGGGAGAAAACTGGCCTGCTATTGTGGAGTAGCTCCTTTTGAATACCGAAGTGGCACAAGCGTATATGGAAAAACAGGTGTCTCCAAATTTGCCAACAAAGAACTCAAACGAATCTTGTATCTGGTCTCCATGAGTAGTATCCAATACAATCATGAGTTTAAAGCTTATTTTAAGCGAAAGGTAGAGGAAGGCAAGCCAAAAATGTCGGTGTTAAATGCGATCCAAAATAAGCTTTTACATCAGATTGTAGCCGTTGTCAAAAGGGGCACTCCGTATGTTGAAAAATTGGATAAAATATAG
- a CDS encoding IS91 family transposase: MKPALELAHILSAHLHEFMATHAVSAHKFSTLKAIEHCRTARLGGHIDACDSCGYLRISYNSCRNRHCPKCQTTNREKWIMQREADLLPVSYFHVVFTLPHSLNPLCLQYPQELYALLFKTAWSTINSFANNPKHLGAKTGMISILHTWGQNLSLHPHLHCIVPGGGISGSGHWKKARSTGKYLFPVKALSKVFRARYVSLLRSFLSANKAQVDNGLWKELFAKDWVVYCKRPFLGPAQVIEYLGRYTHKVAISNHRLQSIEDGKVSFAYKDYRQEAAKKTMSLEATEFIRRFSLHILPPKFVRIRHYGILSSKAKAHDLALARQDLRVATPEKRVSDWKSICKERLGYDIDLCPCCSKGRMREILRFEAARSPPDRAYLLSIALHLKTA; encoded by the coding sequence ATGAAGCCTGCCCTAGAGTTAGCCCATATACTGTCGGCTCACTTACATGAGTTTATGGCCACGCATGCAGTCTCTGCTCACAAGTTCTCCACCCTAAAGGCGATTGAGCATTGCCGTACTGCCAGACTAGGCGGCCATATAGATGCCTGTGATAGTTGTGGCTACCTGCGTATTAGCTACAACAGCTGCCGCAACAGACACTGCCCTAAGTGTCAGACTACCAATCGTGAAAAGTGGATTATGCAAAGGGAGGCAGACCTGTTACCGGTCAGCTACTTTCATGTGGTCTTCACCTTGCCTCACTCCCTTAACCCATTGTGCCTGCAGTATCCCCAAGAACTCTATGCTTTGCTCTTCAAGACAGCCTGGTCTACGATCAACAGCTTTGCCAATAATCCCAAGCATCTGGGTGCTAAAACAGGTATGATCTCCATTCTGCACACCTGGGGACAGAACCTCTCACTGCATCCACATCTGCATTGTATTGTGCCGGGTGGAGGGATCTCTGGGAGTGGCCACTGGAAAAAGGCCAGAAGTACAGGTAAATATCTTTTCCCGGTCAAAGCACTCAGTAAAGTGTTCCGTGCTCGCTATGTCTCACTACTGAGAAGCTTTCTTTCTGCTAATAAAGCACAGGTGGATAATGGGCTATGGAAAGAGTTATTTGCCAAAGACTGGGTGGTATACTGTAAAAGGCCTTTCTTAGGTCCTGCTCAGGTGATTGAATATCTGGGACGTTACACCCACAAAGTAGCTATCTCCAATCACCGCCTCCAAAGTATAGAGGATGGCAAGGTGAGCTTCGCTTACAAAGATTACCGGCAAGAAGCAGCAAAGAAAACCATGAGTTTGGAGGCTACTGAGTTCATCAGGCGTTTCAGCCTGCACATTCTGCCACCAAAGTTTGTCCGCATCCGCCACTATGGCATTTTGTCTTCCAAAGCAAAAGCCCATGATTTAGCACTGGCCAGACAAGATTTGAGAGTAGCTACGCCGGAAAAAAGAGTGTCGGACTGGAAAAGCATCTGCAAAGAACGCTTAGGCTATGATATAGACCTGTGTCCTTGCTGCAGCAAAGGCCGCATGAGAGAAATCTTGCGCTTTGAAGCAGCCCGTTCCCCACCTGATAGGGCTTACCTGCTATCGATAGCTTTACACTTGAAAACTGCCTGA
- a CDS encoding tyrosine-type recombinase/integrase, giving the protein MSTPNTNTHPTFIQQACLKVSGFSLLYNKLERDISLSGRSLSTLKNYSRHMAQIALYYNQLPTELDEDQVRDYLWMLQKKTNKPSKSSFKHAVYGLRLLYRLTGRDDRAIRLPSIPKVHKLPAVLSKQEVKALLKAPRLLKHRVLLALIYSAGLRMQEVCRLEISDLDFDRMQIHIRQSKGRKDRYVPLSQLMKRGLLSYLSACKPHYYLFNGKEYGSQLSRKGVQWLMQDAVSKAGIKKKGICVHTLRHSYATHLLEDGLDIVSIKELLGHSFLETTLVYLHMAGLGRKAPFSPLDTLYTKEA; this is encoded by the coding sequence ATGTCAACACCAAACACTAACACCCACCCTACTTTTATCCAACAGGCTTGCCTGAAGGTAAGCGGATTTTCTCTCCTTTACAACAAGCTGGAAAGGGATATCTCCCTGTCTGGCAGAAGTCTGAGCACGTTAAAAAACTACTCCCGCCACATGGCTCAGATTGCTCTCTACTACAATCAGTTGCCTACCGAACTAGACGAAGATCAGGTCAGAGATTACCTGTGGATGCTGCAGAAGAAAACGAACAAGCCTTCTAAAAGCTCTTTCAAACATGCTGTCTATGGCCTGCGCCTGCTCTACCGGCTTACCGGCAGAGATGACCGGGCTATCCGCCTACCTTCCATCCCTAAAGTACACAAACTGCCAGCGGTCCTCAGTAAGCAGGAAGTCAAAGCTCTGCTCAAAGCACCCCGTCTGTTAAAGCACCGGGTGCTGCTGGCCTTAATCTATTCAGCAGGCCTTCGCATGCAGGAAGTATGCCGGCTTGAGATCTCAGATTTAGATTTTGACCGCATGCAGATCCACATTCGCCAAAGCAAAGGAAGAAAAGACCGCTATGTACCCCTCTCCCAGCTGATGAAAAGAGGACTGCTCTCCTACCTGTCTGCCTGCAAACCCCACTACTACCTCTTCAATGGCAAGGAATATGGCTCGCAGCTCAGCCGCAAAGGCGTGCAATGGCTCATGCAGGATGCAGTTAGTAAAGCGGGCATCAAAAAGAAAGGCATCTGTGTACATACCCTGCGCCATTCCTATGCCACCCATCTGCTAGAAGATGGATTGGATATTGTCTCCATCAAAGAACTTTTAGGCCATAGCTTCCTGGAAACTACCCTTGTATATCTGCACATGGCAGGACTTGGCAGAAAAGCTCCTTTCTCTCCTCTAGATACCCTCTATACAAAGGAGGCATGA
- a CDS encoding GNAT family N-acetyltransferase, with the protein MSKIQFKLISPGDHETIELIAQWYEIQWNIPASVTIKKINAFSTNGLERQVIMLLENSPVATAGIYHHVSLVDKVPRFGMYKHWLALVYTLPAHRNKGLGALVCNYMQDQAKALGIAQLYLFTHTAETLYTRLGWHPIERLELGGKNIAVMKKDLAYL; encoded by the coding sequence ATGAGTAAAATACAATTCAAACTAATTTCTCCCGGAGATCATGAGACTATTGAGCTTATTGCCCAATGGTATGAAATCCAATGGAATATTCCCGCGAGTGTAACTATCAAAAAGATCAATGCATTTTCAACCAATGGCTTAGAGCGCCAGGTAATAATGTTGCTTGAAAACTCACCTGTAGCAACCGCCGGGATATATCATCACGTTAGTTTAGTAGATAAAGTACCCAGATTTGGTATGTATAAACACTGGTTAGCTTTAGTATATACGCTGCCTGCTCACAGGAATAAAGGATTAGGTGCTCTGGTTTGTAATTATATGCAAGATCAAGCAAAGGCACTTGGCATAGCGCAACTCTATCTTTTCACCCATACTGCTGAAACGCTTTACACCAGATTAGGCTGGCATCCTATTGAGCGATTAGAGCTGGGTGGGAAAAATATTGCAGTTATGAAAAAAGACCTGGCATATTTATAG
- a CDS encoding DUF5694 domain-containing protein — protein sequence MKIRLTPILLVSILICCKQEYKDENTTITHVDPTKEILLIGTFHYNNPGADVAKTKSFDILSEQSQLELEGISSSIKKYNPTKVFVEWPFKEQSKLDSLYRLYKENNYFTNDSLSDFYLKNEIFQLAFRVAKGNNLDKVYGIDYPETQFPYQEVMHDIESNNQLKLKEQIEKSIAHFTSGFDNMIESGASLKELTFAMNTKEMRHASNDLHINIFSLAGSTDDFNGVFLTSEWYKRNLYMWSLIQKYTSDSDERVMVLAGSSHTAMIDLFVKENKDWKIKELKEIMNEK from the coding sequence ATGAAAATCAGATTAACTCCAATTTTATTAGTAAGCATTCTTATTTGTTGTAAACAGGAATATAAAGATGAAAATACAACCATCACTCATGTAGACCCTACAAAGGAAATTCTTTTGATAGGAACTTTTCACTACAATAATCCGGGGGCTGATGTAGCAAAAACAAAATCATTCGATATTTTAAGTGAGCAGTCACAACTTGAACTGGAAGGGATTTCTTCAAGTATCAAAAAATACAATCCTACCAAAGTATTTGTAGAGTGGCCCTTTAAGGAGCAAAGCAAACTAGATTCTCTATATAGGCTGTATAAAGAAAACAACTATTTCACCAATGATAGTCTTTCTGATTTTTATTTAAAAAACGAAATCTTTCAATTGGCTTTTAGGGTTGCCAAAGGGAATAATTTAGACAAAGTGTATGGAATAGATTACCCCGAAACGCAATTCCCTTATCAGGAGGTTATGCATGATATTGAATCAAATAATCAACTTAAGCTCAAAGAGCAAATCGAAAAATCCATTGCTCACTTCACATCAGGTTTTGATAATATGATTGAATCTGGCGCTTCCCTGAAAGAACTCACCTTTGCTATGAACACAAAAGAGATGCGACATGCCTCCAATGACCTTCACATCAATATATTTTCCTTGGCGGGTTCTACAGATGACTTTAATGGTGTCTTCCTGACATCAGAGTGGTACAAAAGAAATTTGTATATGTGGTCATTGATTCAAAAATATACTTCCGATTCAGATGAACGAGTAATGGTTTTAGCCGGCTCTAGTCACACGGCTATGATAGACCTGTTTGTGAAAGAAAATAAAGATTGGAAGATTAAGGAATTGAAGGAAATTATGAACGAAAAATAA
- a CDS encoding polysaccharide deacetylase family protein, producing MIKTLIFLLLVMVSGLATPHKKEANAQEKKQIKPKISFTFDDGAIHDIGNYNLETWNQLLLDNLKKHDLKAILFSSGYNKTSEKGKYVLSSWNNSGHFIANHTFSHPNFNSNNTSLEAFKLELIQNDTLINKYSNYYPYFRFPYLKEGNTIEKVSGFRQFLKQKGYKNGHVTIDASDWYIDSRLVKRLKENPKADISGFRDYYKTHLFNRALFYDSLAYQLTNRRINHVILLHHNLSASLFLDDLIGHFKENGWEVIDADKAYKDKIYNEEPDNVPAGESLIWALAKKSGRFDEVLRYPAEDSKYEAPLMDASGL from the coding sequence ATGATAAAAACTCTGATTTTTTTACTTTTAGTGATGGTTTCCGGTCTAGCCACCCCTCACAAAAAAGAAGCCAATGCCCAAGAGAAAAAACAAATAAAACCTAAAATATCTTTCACCTTTGATGACGGTGCCATCCATGATATTGGTAACTACAATTTAGAAACATGGAATCAGCTGTTGCTTGATAACTTGAAGAAACACGATCTAAAGGCTATTTTATTTTCATCGGGATATAATAAGACAAGCGAAAAAGGAAAATATGTTCTATCATCCTGGAATAATTCAGGGCATTTTATTGCAAATCATACTTTTTCGCATCCAAACTTTAACTCTAACAATACTTCGCTTGAAGCCTTCAAGCTTGAATTAATTCAGAATGATACTCTCATAAATAAATATTCCAATTATTATCCCTATTTCAGATTTCCCTATTTAAAAGAAGGAAACACCATAGAAAAAGTGAGCGGGTTCAGGCAATTTCTGAAACAAAAAGGATATAAAAACGGACATGTTACCATTGATGCCTCGGATTGGTATATTGACAGCAGATTAGTAAAAAGGCTTAAAGAAAACCCCAAAGCAGATATTTCGGGATTCAGAGATTACTACAAAACTCATCTGTTCAACCGGGCATTATTTTACGATTCCTTAGCTTATCAACTCACAAACAGACGTATCAATCACGTTATATTATTGCACCATAATTTATCAGCCTCTTTGTTCTTAGACGACTTAATTGGGCACTTTAAGGAAAATGGATGGGAAGTAATAGATGCAGATAAGGCATATAAAGATAAAATCTACAATGAAGAACCTGACAACGTTCCGGCAGGAGAAAGCTTAATCTGGGCATTAGCAAAGAAATCTGGCAGGTTTGATGAAGTGCTCAGATACCCTGCAGAAGATAGTAAATATGAAGCGCCCTTAATGGATGCATCAGGACTCTGA